Genomic window (Magnolia sinica isolate HGM2019 chromosome 6, MsV1, whole genome shotgun sequence):
TTCTCCAAGTTTGAAACTGATGCTGGTAAATATTCAATCTTAGTGATAGAGAGGTCTAGAACTCTGAGGCTCTTCATGCGATTGAAGAACTCATGAGAAATATTGCCTGAGAGAAAGTTCATTTTCAACAACAATGTGGAGAGTTTTGGGCAGTTTGGTTCTCCCGAAAGCATTTCAATTTCATTTCCGATTAATGAGATTCTCTCAACATCTTCAGTAAATTCTTCTACACCAATTGATCCTCTTATTCCGGTCCCAACCTTGACCACAAACCGAGGGGTCTTCCTTGTAATGCCTATGGCCAAATCTCTGATTAAATCATGCATCAGTAAGCTATGATCAAAACTCACCAACAGACCTAAATCAATCAGTTCTTTCAATATTGTGTGGCCTTTGTCGAGTTCCTTTTCCCAGTCTCCCATATCATCTATCAATCCTTCTGCAACCCAATGTTCTATCAGGCCTTCATCATTGATTCCATAGCCCTCTTCAAACAAAGCACAATACAAGAAACAAGATCGACTCCTCTCAGATTTTATTCTATCGtaactaaatttcaaaattcGAAAAACTTGATCACCCATGCCTTCCATCTCCATTGTTGAGCATTTTAACTCCTCTAATGCTTTCCTCCATTCTCTAACGTCATTCTTTTCTCTCATTGCATTTGCTACTGTGATGATTCCAAGAGGCAAACCACCACATTCTTCAGTGATAAGCTTCGCAATCGGTTCTACTTCCATAGAAAGCACCACATTAGCCCCGAGCCTTTCCTTAAACAATTTCCATGCTTCTTCTCTTGAAAGAACCTCTACTTCAATCTTTCTATCGCACTTCATGTCTCGACAAACATTTTTTGATCGAGTAGTCAATATTATTTTGCATGCATCGCCCTTGGGAATCCCTACCTTTTCTAATGGAAATGGTTTGCACACTTCATCAAAGATGATAATGAAATTATTCCCCCTCCACTTCAAAGCCTCCAACAATTTCACTGACCTTCTCATTTCATCCTCTTCATGGGAAAGATCCAATGCTATTGCTTGTCCAATACCATTCTGCAGTCTCTCAATATTAAAATCGTTAGGCGGTTTCACCCAAACGGCATGGCCAAATTTTCCGGAGCGCGTTATTCTATCGTGGATCTGGGTCATGATGGTCGTCTTGCCAACTCCCGCCATGCCATAGACACCAATAGTTTTGACCACGCGATCCATCAAGGACTCCCAAATCTCTTCCGAATTTCTTTCATCTCTCGTTCTACCCACGAGTTTCATCATAGGCATACTTCCACTTTCAGGTACTAGATCAGCAAGTAACCCTCCTGAAAATTGACCTTTCTCCTTTAACTTCACCACCTCTTCAATCTTATCTATGACAAGTTTTCCCAATGCTACACGCGAAAGCGAGAAATATTTCCTTACTTCTCTACAATCCTCTTCTACCTTTGTTGCTTCGCTCGTAATTTTTTCCACATTTTCCAGCCATAAACTCACCTCTTCTTTTAGCTTCCTTCCATGCACTACCTCCACCCGCTTCAATTCATTCTTTATGTCGCACTCCCGGCTACTCAACCCTCGCATTTCGGTTCTCAGAACAGTAAGGTTCTCTTCCAGCCTTCTAGAGCAGTTGTATTGAGCCCATGCATTCTTGGTAGCCTCCCAGAAGAATTCCATAGCCACTATTGCAATAGCAacttagaaaattaaaataaaaaattattgagCCTGAAATATAAAAAGAGTTCaggtgtgtttggttgtaccaaatttcatgaaaatcgcAACAAATCAGACTGATCAaagtttaaaaacccaaaaactcaactggatATTTAAAAATTCCAACTTCTAATATTTACAATTATGCAGAATGTTTAAAGACTagatctcaagtccaaccagcgGATAACATCCAACATATGAAGtgaatgtgacatccaacccttccagtaTGTTGGTCCCATCATGAGTATCATCTATTGAAACAATCATCACTGTAAAataattatgtgggccacatcatataaaACAAAATTTACCCATTAATAAGTAGAAAAAATGAAGTGTGATGCACTCAGTGAAtacaattttttaaataaattttttagatCTTCATGATAAGACCAacttattggatgggttggatgtcacacaaacataaaaggttggaagttattggTTAGGTGGACATAACTTCAAGTCATAGATTGTTCCTCTATTTTTTCTGCTCTTTTAGAGTCTGGCAATTTTTATTTGGGATTTTGACCATACTGACATAGTTGTATGGTCAAAATCTTGAAACAAATTCGACCTTCCAAATATTTCGAGGGTAGCCTTCCGAGAGGTCTTGAGAAGGTTTTTAGACCAAATTACCTTTGTCCTTGGTTCCGTAATTGTATGGTttttgagtgaataagaagttaagTCGTATTTAATGCTGAGAAAATGATGTGGACGGAAGCCTTTTTAGGAGTGGGCAAGACCCAACTCATGgaggccacattgatgtatgtgtataatccacgccgcctatcctttttgccatgtcattttagggctagggcccaaatatcagcctgatctagagctcgtgtgggccacacaatagaaaataatgatgacaaTGACACTCGctgttaaaacttttcaggcttactgtgatgtttgttagaagtggacactacccaagtcaggactttttgggtccACGGCAAGTTGGCTGATAAGGTGGACGAAACGAATCACCCCTTTGTGGGCCTcaactcctattatttaaaaataatcaagttattaactACATCAACCTGATAGCCACGAGCTTAGCATATTATATTAATGgctgtggttatcatgttatatgggtataggtcgtggttgtaatatggtaagggtcgaggttgttatgttatatgagtcgtggtcgtcatgttatatgggtcatggttgtcatgttatatgggtcatggttgtcatgttatatgggtcgtgattttcatgtaatatgggttgtggttttcatattatatgggtcgtggttgtcatattatatggatcgtggttatcatgtcaTATGAGTCGAGGTTGAGGAAGTCGTGATTGTAACGTAATAAGGGTtgatgttgtcatgttataagagtcgtgggtcctatcatgatttGTGTtgaatccaatctgtccattagatttagaatttaatttaacgtcatgagccaaaaaatgagttacattaaaaaaatttatcaccccgaaaaggttttcaatggtaagttttcaatttcactgctttatatggtgtggtccatatgaacctttgatatgcctcatttttgggctcattccctaaaatgaaattttaaaatgaatggacggcgtggataaaatatatatatcatagtgggcccaataagATCATCCATCTCTACATAGGTCCGGTTACCCTACAAGTCATTTGGAGGGAAAAGCTTTTTCCATGTGGTTTATACCACCAtaagctatgttgggcccaccgtgatatttgtggaaaatccattccatccattcattttggaagataattttcagacattagacaaaaaattggacagatttgaaactcaagtggaccacacaactagaAATAGTTGAAAGGTATTGTCTACTATTTAAACTTTTTCAGGCTCCactaatgtttatatgcaatctaaactgttcataaagtGGCCAAAATGGTCATAAAACTCCTTACCATGAGAATgaactaaaagaataaaaatatttgcttgatccaaagcttatgcagccctatgaatatttcaatgTTGGCATACAATCTCTATTGTtttttgttgtgtggcccacttgagctttggatctacctcatttttaggcccatgccataaaatgatttgacaaaacatGTGAGCAATATGAATTTCTAACAAACACCATAGTCAGGCCCACAGTATTTACCAATCCAAATTCCTCCCCTACCTGTCACATGCTGGACTCAACACAAAAGGATGATAGGGGTGATTTCATCCCAACTTTAAAAAAATGTTGTCCCAgcgttttttaaaaaaagttgtcACGAGGTTATATGAAACATTTGTTTAATCCTTTTAATATTCTGGGCATTTGGGAATACTGCGGGCCCTtaaaatccatttttttaatttctacgaAAAAAATGGATACACCCTTAAAATTGTGTACGGTTGAAAGAAATGTGCCTTCTGAGCTTTATGTAGAATAAGTTTCAGAACAGTGCAGATGTAAAGAACTGGGCCATTCATTGCAGAGGATGCAACTTAAGAGTACTAGGTATAAGATGTCAAAGTAGCACACCTGCCGAGCGAGCCATACATGCGTGTCTAATCAGAACTGTTCTTCCAACACACTTTTATTATGCAAGTTTTGATCTActgtagctgctgtaggtacgtgtcgtgcgaagacgagaacTGACgcacctcgagctccgagttgtacgaacggttcaaaggagatcaaagttacatggccctacggtgacgtatttattatatctacaccgttcatctatttttggagattattttagagcattatcgaaaaaatgaatcatatccaaagatcatctggaccacaccacaaatagcagtggagataatgattttcaccgttaaacaattggtagggcccgccataacgtttattttccatccaatctgttcataaggtcacaaagacctgaatgaagatgaaaaacaaatttaatactgatccaaaacttttgtgaccccaaaaaaggttccaatggtagacgttcaatcccccattgctttttgtagtgtggtccacttgatagttagatctatcttatttttttgtctcaagccttaagacgagctcaccaaagggatgaacggtttggatataacacatacctcatgatcagacccacagaacttgcttacgtCAAGACAGctaagctggtgtgaggtacaccagccaatccgcttcgctGTTTTTGGTCTACGTGGAAGtggattgggtactgagtaaaccctgtggggCTTACTGTCATTCGTGCATTTCATCctttccgtccatccattttaacagataattttaggggttcatcccaaaaatgaaggatatgAAAAACTCAAaaggaacacaccacatgaaacagtgtgacttgaacatttaccgttgaaaagttcttgaagGCCACGgatgttttaaatcaagcttgtatttgtttttttctcttcatccatgtctgtatgatcttatgaactggttggatgacaaataaacaccactgtcagagccttaggaatgtttcaatggtggaaatcaatacttccactgtttcctgtggtatggtccacttgagcttttgatatatttaaattttggtctcaacccctaaaatgatctagaaaaacggatggacgacgtggataaactaaatgcattcacgatgggcccaacaaagtttactcagtacgataagagcacaATGAgaaactcggtacgcaatccgattccggtCTATGGTATGTTCATGCTATACCCTGCCTGATAATTGATAAATGACACAGATCTTCCATAGGTGAGCTCAACACACCTCATACGCTGTACAAACGACATACAACTCACCAATAAACACCGCAAGAATTCTTCACGATAAGCTACAATGGTtactacacccagatccatagctcaactggtagactgagtggagatacctcgtttcaacacttggtcttggtattgatccctagtgggggtggctaacatggagtgtgtgtactgacacgttgtgtactaacaagctaaccaaaaaaaattaaaaaaattaaaaaattaaaaataaaaaaaaaagaagctacaaTGGTTACTTGAAGGAGATATTTGGGCCATCTATTATATGTTTTGGATCACTCAACATATATATGGCCCCCCCTGGCAGATGATCACAAAAATTAAGCTCAAGAGCCATGGGTTTGATCCAGTCTACTCAAGCTTTTAGTTGATGTCTTGGAGCACACAGAtcagtgaagaaaaagaagatgcatTTTGTGAGATATATTAGGTGCAACATACACAATGTTGTTGGTGTCTTGAATCTATGAGCAATAGGGTCTGTTGATGCTATCAATAGACCACTCAATGCCATCCATCAGaggtcgatgccattgacaggtcctcgatcccattgagaaaattcagaaattttcatgttggttgctggaatgttttagtattgctactcgatgtc
Coding sequences:
- the LOC131249787 gene encoding disease resistance protein SUMM2-like — its product is MEFFWEATKNAWAQYNCSRRLEENLTVLRTEMRGLSSRECDIKNELKRVEVVHGRKLKEEVSLWLENVEKITSEATKVEEDCREVRKYFSLSRVALGKLVIDKIEEVVKLKEKGQFSGGLLADLVPESGSMPMMKLVGRTRDERNSEEIWESLMDRVVKTIGVYGMAGVGKTTIMTQIHDRITRSGKFGHAVWVKPPNDFNIERLQNGIGQAIALDLSHEEDEMRRSVKLLEALKWRGNNFIIIFDEVCKPFPLEKVGIPKGDACKIILTTRSKNVCRDMKCDRKIEVEVLSREEAWKLFKERLGANVVLSMEVEPIAKLITEECGGLPLGIITVANAMREKNDVREWRKALEELKCSTMEMEGMGDQVFRILKFSYDRIKSERSRSCFLYCALFEEGYGINDEGLIEHWVAEGLIDDMGDWEKELDKGHTILKELIDLGLLVSFDHSLLMHDLIRDLAIGITRKTPRFVVKVGTGIRGSIGVEEFTEDVERISLIGNEIEMLSGEPNCPKLSTLLLKMNFLSGNISHEFFNRMKSLRVLDLSITKIEYLPASVSNLENLRVLLLENCRMLREVPSLEKLKHVKLLNLSATDIKELPHGMECLVNLKELCVSSSTTNRLNAVGCNSLVLPGTIVKLEMSQCELSSLPYLSPLQRLQKCSISWCSMKWLLPIRDNSTVTSLPSIQSLNLYELPSFRGLCEGVLLPGSFACLGRLVVDGCNVLESLMSVALFQHLQCLEHIEIQKCSEMEEVIQGGEEAMVEESDNNNNNNTILLPKLKELYLHRLGKLKSICKLVLTCPSLNKIHIVGCHRLKTIPLSLGHSTSVVVGEIEGSRERWDALEWDDSNTKTLLLPLFQEVDEAAGGGGETRGIKRKAEEELQQVARIS